From Chelatococcus sp. YT9, a single genomic window includes:
- a CDS encoding PPC domain-containing DNA-binding protein — translation MKSQLLNNADGQRIFVVVLEQGDEAMACIERFAAENSLSAAQVTAIGAFRKAKLQYFDWDSKAYLDIPVDEQAEVASLIGDIALSPEGKPALHLHAVLGLRDGRAVAGHFASGSVRPTLEVMISEAPRHLQKAFDPQSGLALIKPQP, via the coding sequence ATGAAGAGCCAATTGCTCAACAATGCGGACGGACAGAGAATATTTGTGGTCGTGCTCGAGCAAGGCGACGAGGCGATGGCGTGCATCGAGCGCTTTGCCGCCGAGAACAGCCTCTCTGCCGCCCAGGTCACCGCGATAGGTGCCTTTAGGAAGGCTAAGCTCCAGTACTTCGATTGGGACAGCAAGGCCTACCTGGATATTCCTGTGGACGAGCAGGCGGAGGTCGCGTCTCTCATAGGGGACATCGCTCTTTCTCCCGAGGGCAAGCCCGCGCTTCATCTCCACGCAGTCCTCGGCCTACGCGACGGGCGCGCGGTTGCCGGGCATTTCGCATCCGGCTCTGTCCGGCCGACGCTGGAGGTCATGATAAGCGAGGCTCCGCGCCATTTGCAGAAAGCCTTCGATCCGCAATCGGGCCTCGCTCTCATCAAACCGCAGCCTTAA
- a CDS encoding plasmid stabilization protein, producing MPRGDKSAYTDKQKRKAEHIEESYESRGVGEKEAERRAWATVNAESGGGNKSGSGRGKPDTHVAAKKGGKLGGKAAAARSPAERSASAKKAAATRKRNAAEQRAH from the coding sequence ATGCCACGCGGCGATAAATCCGCCTATACCGACAAGCAGAAGCGCAAGGCCGAACATATCGAGGAAAGCTACGAAAGCCGTGGCGTCGGCGAGAAAGAGGCTGAGCGGCGTGCCTGGGCTACTGTCAACGCGGAAAGCGGAGGCGGCAATAAAAGCGGCTCCGGCCGCGGAAAGCCGGACACGCACGTGGCTGCCAAGAAAGGCGGGAAGCTCGGCGGCAAGGCCGCGGCCGCGCGCAGCCCGGCTGAGCGTTCCGCCTCCGCCAAGAAGGCAGCAGCGACACGCAAACGTAACGCGGCTGAACAGCGAGCGCACTAG
- the dapE gene encoding succinyl-diaminopimelate desuccinylase, translated as MHPVSDPPPAELSPAVALALDLIRCRSVTPDEGGALALLDQKLSEVGFATHRLTFTAPDTPDVENLYARYGREAPFLLFAGHTDVVPPGDEAHWRHDPFAGVIEDGRIFGRGASDMKGGVAAMVAASLAFIRANPRFPGSIGFLLTGDEEGPAINGTVKLLEWVKNELGDKFDHCILAEPTNPEALGDMIKIGRRGSLSGRIVLAGKQGHVAYPQLADNPIQYLGALIAALKDKPLDGGTEHFAPSNLEFTTIDVANPSGNVIPAEVRLAFNIRFNDRWTPETLADEIRDRIAAADLGERASVTFLPTNATAFVTEPGPLVSALSRAIEAETGLKPVLSTTGGTSDARFIKDYCSVVEFGLVGQTMHQVDENVAVADIDALTSIFRRVLQDYFPPSSR; from the coding sequence ATGCATCCCGTTTCTGACCCGCCACCGGCGGAACTGTCCCCAGCGGTTGCTCTCGCGCTGGATCTGATCCGTTGCCGATCTGTGACGCCCGACGAGGGCGGGGCGCTAGCCCTGCTCGACCAGAAACTGTCCGAGGTCGGCTTTGCGACGCATCGGCTCACCTTCACGGCCCCTGACACGCCGGATGTGGAAAATCTCTACGCACGCTACGGCCGCGAAGCGCCGTTTCTCCTCTTCGCGGGTCATACGGATGTGGTGCCGCCCGGCGACGAGGCCCATTGGCGTCACGATCCCTTCGCCGGTGTGATCGAGGACGGGCGTATCTTCGGTCGCGGTGCCTCAGACATGAAGGGCGGCGTGGCCGCTATGGTCGCGGCATCGCTCGCCTTCATCAGGGCCAATCCGCGCTTTCCGGGATCCATCGGCTTTCTGTTGACGGGCGACGAGGAAGGACCCGCCATCAATGGCACTGTGAAGCTGTTGGAATGGGTGAAGAACGAGCTTGGCGACAAGTTCGACCACTGCATCCTGGCTGAGCCCACCAATCCGGAAGCACTGGGCGACATGATCAAGATCGGCCGGCGGGGCTCCCTCTCCGGCCGTATCGTACTGGCGGGCAAACAGGGCCATGTCGCCTATCCGCAACTGGCAGATAACCCGATCCAATATCTCGGTGCGCTGATCGCCGCTCTGAAGGATAAACCTCTGGATGGGGGAACCGAACATTTCGCCCCATCAAATCTGGAATTCACGACGATCGACGTTGCCAACCCTTCCGGAAATGTTATTCCGGCAGAGGTGCGGCTTGCCTTCAACATTCGTTTCAACGACCGCTGGACGCCGGAGACCCTGGCTGACGAAATCCGCGATCGCATTGCAGCCGCGGACCTCGGCGAACGTGCCAGCGTCACGTTCCTGCCGACCAATGCCACCGCCTTCGTGACGGAGCCCGGCCCGTTGGTTTCGGCCCTGTCACGGGCTATCGAGGCGGAAACGGGTTTGAAGCCGGTCTTGTCGACGACCGGCGGCACGTCGGACGCGCGCTTCATCAAGGACTATTGCTCCGTTGTGGAGTTCGGCCTTGTCGGGCAGACGATGCACCAGGTCGACGAAAACGTGGCGGTTGCCGATATCGACGCGTTGACGTCGATCTTCCGCCGCGTGCTTCAGGACTATTTCCCGCCGTCGTCCCGATAG
- the truA gene encoding tRNA pseudouridine(38-40) synthase TruA codes for MPRYKLVVEYDGRAYCGWQWQDNGRAVQQAVEEAIARFAGHAVRVQCAGRTDAGVHATHQVVHVDLDKTWRVDTVRDATNAHLKPEPVAILSAEAVDAGFDARHSAVKRHYLYRILNRRPPPAIEIGRVWHVPRSLDAEAMHAAAQTLLGRHDFTTFRAADCQAKSPIRTLDRLDVERIGDEIRVFAAARSFLHHQVRSMVGTLERVGARQWPVTQVAEALAARQRSACGPMAPATGLYLIGVDYP; via the coding sequence ATGCCGCGCTACAAGCTCGTCGTGGAATATGACGGCCGCGCCTATTGCGGCTGGCAGTGGCAGGACAACGGCCGCGCCGTGCAGCAGGCCGTCGAGGAGGCGATCGCGCGCTTCGCCGGCCACGCGGTGCGCGTGCAATGTGCCGGCCGCACCGACGCCGGCGTGCACGCCACCCATCAGGTCGTCCATGTCGATCTCGACAAGACATGGCGCGTGGACACCGTGCGCGACGCCACCAATGCCCATCTGAAGCCCGAGCCCGTGGCCATCCTCTCCGCCGAGGCGGTGGACGCGGGCTTCGATGCCCGTCATTCAGCGGTCAAGCGCCACTACCTCTATCGCATCCTCAACCGCCGCCCGCCGCCAGCCATCGAGATCGGCCGGGTCTGGCACGTGCCGCGGTCCCTCGATGCCGAGGCCATGCACGCCGCGGCCCAGACGCTGCTCGGCCGGCACGATTTCACGACCTTCCGCGCGGCCGATTGCCAGGCCAAGAGCCCCATCCGCACGCTCGACCGGCTCGATGTGGAGCGGATCGGCGACGAGATCCGCGTCTTCGCCGCGGCACGCTCCTTCCTCCATCACCAGGTGCGCTCAATGGTCGGCACGCTGGAGCGCGTCGGCGCCCGGCAATGGCCGGTCACCCAGGTCGCGGAAGCCCTCGCCGCCCGGCAACGCTCCGCCTGCGGCCCCATGGCACCCGCGACAGGGCTCTATCTCATCGGCGTCGATTATCCCTGA
- the fmt gene encoding methionyl-tRNA formyltransferase gives MSLRIVFMGTPDFAVPVLAEIIGQGHEVVAVYTRAPAQSGRGLAERPSPVHAMAERFGIPVFTPKTLRTDEAAETFASLDAEAAVVVAYGMLLPKAILEAPELGCLNLHASLLPRWRGAAPIQRAIMAGDAETGVAVMKMEEGLDTGPVAMVERVAIGPQTTAGELHDSLSRLGADLMARALAALSRGALSFVPQPEDGVTYARKITNDEARIDWARPAGELHNQIRGLSPFPSAFFEVDLGKSPERVRALRSAPAEGQGAPGTLLDGEFTVACGEGALRLLQVQRAGKGVMNADAFLRGARLAPGAVLA, from the coding sequence ATGTCGCTGCGCATCGTCTTCATGGGCACCCCTGATTTTGCCGTGCCGGTTCTCGCCGAGATCATCGGCCAGGGGCATGAGGTCGTCGCGGTATACACCCGGGCGCCTGCGCAGAGCGGGCGGGGGCTCGCCGAGCGCCCCTCCCCCGTCCATGCCATGGCGGAGCGCTTCGGCATCCCGGTCTTCACGCCGAAGACCCTGCGCACGGACGAGGCGGCGGAGACCTTCGCCTCCCTCGATGCCGAGGCCGCCGTGGTGGTGGCTTATGGCATGCTCCTGCCCAAGGCGATCCTGGAGGCGCCGGAACTCGGCTGCCTGAACCTGCATGCGTCGCTGCTGCCGCGTTGGCGCGGCGCGGCCCCCATCCAGCGCGCGATCATGGCGGGCGACGCGGAGACGGGTGTCGCCGTGATGAAGATGGAGGAAGGGCTCGACACCGGGCCCGTCGCCATGGTGGAGCGCGTCGCCATTGGTCCGCAAACCACCGCCGGCGAGCTGCACGACAGCCTGTCGCGCCTTGGCGCCGACCTGATGGCGCGGGCGCTCGCCGCGCTCTCCCGCGGCGCGCTGAGCTTTGTGCCGCAGCCGGAAGACGGTGTGACCTACGCCAGGAAGATCACCAACGATGAGGCCCGCATCGACTGGGCGCGGCCGGCCGGCGAATTGCACAACCAGATCCGTGGCCTCTCGCCCTTCCCCAGCGCCTTCTTCGAGGTCGATCTCGGTAAGAGCCCCGAGCGCGTGCGCGCCCTGCGCAGCGCGCCTGCCGAGGGACAGGGCGCGCCGGGCACGCTGCTGGACGGGGAGTTCACCGTGGCCTGCGGCGAAGGCGCCCTGCGCCTGCTGCAGGTGCAGCGCGCCGGCAAGGGCGTGATGAACGCCGACGCTTTCCTGCGCGGTGCGCGGCTTGCGCCCGGCGCGGTGCTCGCCTGA
- a CDS encoding metal/formaldehyde-sensitive transcriptional repressor — MPHSPEDKKRAINRLRRIKGQAEALELAVEQGADCGALLQQIAALRGAATGLMAEVLESHLRETFLEAGRGQGTARPVDGEAEIDGIMRIVRSYLK, encoded by the coding sequence ATGCCTCATTCGCCGGAGGACAAGAAGCGCGCCATCAACCGCTTGCGCCGGATCAAGGGGCAGGCGGAGGCGCTGGAACTCGCTGTGGAGCAGGGGGCCGATTGCGGTGCGCTTCTCCAGCAGATCGCCGCGCTGCGGGGTGCGGCGACCGGCTTGATGGCCGAGGTGCTGGAAAGCCACCTGCGCGAGACCTTTCTCGAGGCCGGGCGCGGGCAGGGCACAGCCCGGCCCGTTGATGGCGAGGCCGAGATAGACGGGATCATGCGCATCGTGCGCTCTTATCTGAAATAA
- a CDS encoding S-(hydroxymethyl)glutathione dehydrogenase/class III alcohol dehydrogenase → MKSRAAVAWEANKPLTIETVEIGGPKAGEVLIEVMATGVCHTDAYTLSGLDSEGKFPAILGHEGAGIVREVGAGVTSLKVGDHVIPLYTPECRQCKTCLSQRSNLCTSIRATQGQGLMPDGTSRFACDGGEVFHYMGCSTFSNFTVLPEIAVAKVREDAPFDKICYIGCGVTTGIGAVIYTAKVWPGANVVVFGLGGIGLNVIQGARMVGADKIIGVDINPAKAAMAKKFGMTDFINPTEVGNDKVVQAIVDLTGGGADFSFDATGNTNVMRQALECCHRGWGESIIIGVAEAGKEIATRPFQLVTGRVWKGTAFGGARGRTDVPKIVDWYMEGKINIDDLITHTMPLDEINTAFDLMHEGKSIRSVVVY, encoded by the coding sequence ATGAAAAGCCGCGCAGCCGTTGCCTGGGAGGCCAACAAGCCGCTCACCATCGAGACCGTCGAGATCGGCGGCCCGAAAGCCGGTGAAGTGCTGATCGAGGTGATGGCGACCGGCGTCTGCCACACCGACGCCTACACGCTCTCCGGCCTTGATTCCGAGGGCAAGTTCCCGGCGATCCTCGGCCATGAGGGCGCGGGCATCGTGCGGGAGGTCGGCGCCGGCGTCACCTCGCTCAAGGTCGGCGACCACGTCATCCCGCTCTACACGCCGGAATGCCGCCAGTGCAAAACCTGCCTGTCGCAGCGCTCGAACCTCTGCACATCCATCCGCGCCACCCAGGGCCAGGGGCTGATGCCTGACGGCACCTCCCGCTTTGCCTGCGATGGGGGCGAGGTGTTCCATTACATGGGCTGCTCGACCTTCTCGAACTTCACGGTGCTGCCCGAGATCGCCGTGGCGAAGGTGCGTGAGGACGCACCCTTCGACAAGATCTGCTACATCGGCTGCGGCGTCACCACGGGCATCGGCGCGGTGATCTACACGGCCAAGGTCTGGCCGGGCGCCAATGTGGTGGTCTTCGGGCTCGGCGGCATCGGCCTCAACGTCATCCAGGGTGCGCGCATGGTCGGTGCGGACAAGATCATCGGCGTGGACATCAACCCCGCCAAGGCTGCCATGGCGAAGAAGTTCGGGATGACGGACTTCATCAACCCGACCGAGGTCGGCAACGACAAGGTGGTCCAGGCCATCGTCGACCTGACGGGCGGTGGCGCCGACTTCTCCTTCGACGCGACCGGCAACACCAATGTCATGCGCCAGGCGCTGGAATGCTGCCATCGCGGGTGGGGCGAATCGATCATCATCGGCGTCGCGGAGGCCGGCAAGGAGATCGCCACGCGGCCTTTCCAGCTCGTCACCGGGCGCGTCTGGAAGGGCACGGCTTTCGGCGGCGCGCGCGGCCGCACCGACGTGCCGAAGATCGTCGACTGGTACATGGAGGGCAAGATCAACATCGACGACCTGATCACCCACACCATGCCGCTCGATGAAATCAACACGGCCTTCGACCTGATGCATGAGGGCAAGTCCATCCGCTCCGTCGTCGTGTACTGA
- the fghA gene encoding S-formylglutathione hydrolase, with the protein MTLELVSSARSFGGEQRVYKHRSTETGTDMRFSAFVPPQAAAGKVPVVWFLSGLTCTEENFTVKAGAQRVAAELGLMVIAPDTSPRGEGVPDDPDGAYDFGLGAGFYVDATVAPYARNYRMASYIGRELPELVGAELPVDGTRQGITGHSMGGHGALTLALKNPGRFKAVSAFAPIVSPMNCPWGEKALGGYLGPDKAAWRAYDACALIEDGARVADLLVDQGTADGFLANQLKPELLEAACAKAGIALTLRRQEGYDHSYFFIATFIADHLKWHAERLRA; encoded by the coding sequence ATGACGCTCGAACTCGTCTCCAGCGCGCGCTCCTTCGGGGGCGAGCAGCGCGTCTACAAGCATCGCTCCACCGAGACCGGCACGGACATGCGCTTTTCCGCCTTCGTGCCGCCGCAGGCGGCCGCGGGCAAGGTGCCGGTGGTGTGGTTCCTCTCGGGCCTCACCTGCACGGAGGAGAACTTCACCGTGAAGGCCGGCGCCCAGCGCGTGGCTGCGGAACTCGGGCTCATGGTGATCGCGCCCGACACCAGCCCGCGCGGCGAAGGCGTGCCGGATGATCCCGACGGCGCCTATGACTTCGGCCTCGGCGCGGGCTTCTATGTCGATGCCACCGTTGCGCCATATGCGCGCAACTACCGCATGGCGAGCTACATCGGCCGGGAACTGCCGGAGCTCGTCGGCGCGGAGCTGCCGGTCGATGGGACGCGGCAGGGCATCACTGGCCATTCCATGGGCGGGCACGGCGCCTTGACGCTCGCCCTGAAAAACCCAGGCCGGTTCAAGGCCGTCTCGGCCTTCGCGCCGATCGTCTCGCCGATGAACTGCCCGTGGGGCGAGAAGGCCTTGGGCGGCTATCTCGGCCCGGACAAGGCCGCGTGGCGCGCCTATGACGCTTGCGCCTTGATCGAGGACGGCGCCCGCGTCGCGGATCTCCTGGTCGATCAGGGTACCGCGGACGGGTTCCTTGCGAATCAGCTCAAGCCGGAGCTTCTTGAGGCGGCCTGCGCGAAGGCGGGCATTGCGCTGACGCTGCGCCGGCAGGAGGGCTACGACCACTCCTATTTCTTCATCGCGACCTTCATCGCGGATCACCTGAAGTGGCATGCGGAGCGGCTCAGGGCGTGA
- a CDS encoding peptide deformylase, translating to MAIKPIVLIPDQRLKTASEPVTEITDEIRTLAADMLETMYDAPGIGLAAVQIGVMKRLLVIDVAGKDEPRAPMVVINPEITWESDEEFSIHEEGCLSIPDYYEEVERPAKIRVRYMDLDGKTQEIEAEGILATCLQHEIDHLDGVLFIDYLSKLKRDRVMKKFTKAAKREAVG from the coding sequence ATGGCTATAAAACCTATCGTCCTTATCCCAGACCAGCGGCTCAAGACCGCATCCGAGCCTGTGACGGAGATCACCGACGAGATCCGCACGCTTGCCGCCGACATGCTGGAAACGATGTACGACGCGCCAGGAATCGGTCTGGCAGCCGTGCAGATCGGGGTCATGAAGCGTCTGCTCGTCATCGACGTTGCCGGAAAGGATGAGCCGCGCGCGCCGATGGTGGTGATCAATCCCGAGATCACGTGGGAATCCGACGAAGAGTTCAGCATTCACGAGGAAGGCTGCCTTTCGATTCCCGACTATTACGAGGAAGTGGAGCGCCCGGCAAAAATCCGCGTGCGCTATATGGACCTCGACGGCAAGACCCAGGAGATCGAGGCCGAGGGCATACTCGCGACCTGCCTGCAACACGAGATCGACCATCTCGACGGGGTTCTCTTCATCGACTACCTGTCTAAGCTGAAGCGCGACCGGGTGATGAAGAAATTCACCAAGGCTGCGAAGCGCGAAGCCGTGGGTTAA
- the rmuC gene encoding DNA recombination protein RmuC: MNQTLLNLAGYPLTAGEIIVGAAGAAVVILLLLAVFIARTNRERRIEAAEAAERAREMDDKVAELNRIQAEMTGRLQTIAEIFGSRQQDFARFVAERLDGLQHRVGQGLEVSSRTTGEHIARLNERLAVIDAAQKNLTNLTGEVVGLKDILANKQARGAYGQGRMETIVRDGLPAGHYAFQATLRNGRRPDCLIRLPGDHPLVIDAKFPLESFLAFRGATSDEMRRTAAARVKTDVATHVKDIAEKYLVPGETQDLALLFVPSEAIYADLQEHFEDVVARAHRARVIIVSPSLLALAIQVMQSLVRDARMREEAETIQLEVRRILEDVVRLRDRVEKLDTHFRQAQEDVAQIRTSTDKIVKRGERIEALDFEDRSASPEIRAAE, from the coding sequence ATGAATCAGACCCTGTTGAACCTGGCAGGATATCCGCTCACCGCAGGCGAAATCATTGTCGGCGCGGCGGGCGCAGCGGTGGTTATTCTGCTTTTGCTCGCTGTTTTCATCGCGCGCACCAATCGTGAGCGCCGGATCGAAGCCGCTGAGGCGGCCGAGCGGGCGCGGGAGATGGACGACAAGGTCGCTGAGCTCAATCGCATCCAGGCGGAGATGACGGGCCGGCTGCAGACGATCGCCGAGATCTTCGGGTCGCGCCAGCAGGATTTTGCCCGCTTCGTTGCCGAACGGCTGGACGGCCTCCAGCATCGCGTTGGGCAGGGGCTCGAGGTTTCGTCGCGAACGACAGGTGAGCATATCGCACGCCTTAACGAGCGTCTCGCAGTGATCGACGCGGCCCAGAAGAACCTCACCAACCTGACCGGCGAAGTAGTCGGTCTCAAGGATATCCTAGCCAACAAGCAGGCACGTGGTGCCTATGGTCAGGGGCGCATGGAGACGATCGTCCGCGATGGTCTCCCGGCCGGGCACTATGCCTTTCAGGCGACGTTGCGCAACGGCCGCAGGCCGGACTGCCTGATCCGCCTGCCGGGTGATCATCCCCTCGTCATCGATGCCAAGTTTCCGCTGGAGAGCTTTCTCGCGTTTCGTGGGGCCACCAGCGACGAGATGCGCCGCACGGCGGCGGCGCGGGTCAAGACTGACGTGGCGACCCATGTGAAGGATATTGCCGAGAAATATCTCGTGCCTGGCGAGACGCAGGATCTGGCGCTGCTGTTCGTGCCGTCGGAGGCGATCTATGCAGACCTGCAGGAGCATTTCGAGGATGTCGTGGCGCGCGCCCATCGCGCCCGGGTGATCATCGTTTCGCCGTCGCTGCTGGCGCTCGCCATTCAGGTGATGCAGTCTCTCGTGCGGGATGCGCGCATGCGCGAGGAAGCCGAGACCATCCAGCTCGAAGTGCGCCGTATTCTGGAAGATGTCGTCAGGCTGCGCGACCGCGTGGAAAAATTGGACACGCATTTCCGTCAGGCGCAGGAGGACGTGGCGCAGATCCGCACGTCCACGGACAAGATCGTCAAGCGCGGCGAGCGCATCGAGGCGCTCGATTTCGAGGACCGGAGCGCCTCGCCGGAGATCCGCGCCGCTGAATGA
- a CDS encoding prephenate/arogenate dehydrogenase family protein, whose translation MPDRLGPPRADPLVGRLAIIGLGLIGSSIARAVAHLKLAGTLVVSDASPDVRKRLVELRLGDAVADTAAEAADGADMVILCVPVGACGDVAAEIAGALKPGAIVSDVGSVKGAVVAAVAPHLPPGVHLVPAHPVAGTEHSGPDAGFATLFHNRWSIVTPPEGADPEAVAVTRGLWEAMGAQVEIMTPQHHDLVLAITSHVPHLIAYNIVGTAADLETVTQSEVIKFSAGGFRDFTRIAASDPTMWRDVFLTNKDAVLEMLGRFNEDLAALQRAIRWGDGEALFNLFTRTRAIRRSIIDMGQETAAPDFGRRQGESKDG comes from the coding sequence ATGCCTGACCGGCTGGGGCCACCGCGCGCCGACCCCCTCGTCGGGCGGCTCGCCATCATCGGGCTTGGTCTGATCGGCTCGTCCATTGCCCGCGCCGTCGCCCATCTCAAGCTCGCGGGCACACTCGTCGTCAGTGACGCCTCACCCGACGTGCGCAAGCGGCTCGTTGAGCTCCGCCTGGGGGATGCCGTGGCCGACACTGCAGCCGAAGCAGCCGACGGCGCGGATATGGTGATCCTGTGCGTGCCGGTCGGCGCCTGCGGTGATGTCGCGGCCGAGATCGCCGGGGCCCTGAAGCCCGGCGCGATCGTGTCCGACGTCGGATCGGTCAAGGGAGCCGTCGTCGCCGCCGTTGCCCCCCATCTCCCGCCTGGCGTGCATCTCGTGCCGGCGCATCCGGTGGCTGGAACCGAGCATTCCGGGCCGGACGCGGGCTTCGCCACGCTCTTTCATAATCGCTGGTCGATCGTGACACCGCCGGAAGGCGCCGATCCCGAAGCAGTTGCGGTGACACGCGGGTTATGGGAGGCCATGGGCGCTCAGGTCGAGATCATGACGCCGCAGCACCATGATCTGGTCCTCGCCATCACGAGCCACGTGCCACATCTGATCGCCTATAATATCGTCGGCACGGCCGCCGACCTGGAGACCGTGACGCAATCCGAGGTCATCAAATTCTCGGCCGGCGGCTTCCGCGACTTCACGCGCATAGCGGCCTCCGATCCGACCATGTGGCGCGACGTGTTCCTGACCAACAAGGACGCCGTCCTCGAAATGCTCGGCCGGTTCAACGAAGACCTGGCCGCCCTCCAGCGTGCCATCCGCTGGGGCGATGGCGAGGCGCTGTTCAACCTGTTCACACGCACCCGCGCCATCCGCCGCAGCATCATCGACATGGGGCAGGAAACCGCCGCGCCCGACTTCGGCCGGCGCCAGGGCGAGAGCAAGGACGGCTGA
- the hisC gene encoding histidinol-phosphate transaminase, giving the protein MGLVADRPVPRAGILSIDAYVPGKSSVTGVDKVYKLSSNETPLGPSKAAIEAYKHAAATLEHYPDGAATRLREAIGARFGLDPARIVCGAGSDDILNLLTHAYIGPGDEGVYSEYGFLVYKIAITAAGGTPVVAKETDLAASVDALLAAVTPRTKVVFLANPNNPTGTYLPFDEVKRLHAGLPPHVLLVLDAAYAEYVRRNDYASGLELVSTSENVVMVRTFSKIYGLAALRLGWVYGPAHVIDAINRIRGPFNVNAPAIEAGIAAIADESHVAASIMHNETWLPWLTKEISGLGLKVTPSVGNFVLIHFPTEAGRDAKAADSFLSRRGLVLRAVASYGLPNALRMTVGDEEANHRVVAALKDFLGGAHA; this is encoded by the coding sequence ATGGGTCTTGTGGCCGATCGCCCCGTCCCGCGGGCCGGAATTCTGTCGATCGACGCCTACGTGCCAGGCAAGAGCAGCGTCACGGGCGTCGATAAGGTCTACAAGCTGTCGTCCAACGAGACGCCGCTGGGGCCGAGCAAGGCAGCCATCGAGGCCTATAAGCACGCGGCCGCGACCCTCGAGCATTACCCCGATGGCGCCGCCACGCGCCTTCGGGAGGCAATCGGCGCCAGATTCGGCCTCGACCCTGCCCGCATCGTCTGCGGCGCGGGCTCTGACGATATCCTCAATCTCCTGACCCACGCCTATATCGGGCCTGGCGACGAGGGCGTCTATTCCGAATACGGGTTCCTGGTCTACAAGATCGCGATCACCGCCGCCGGCGGCACCCCGGTCGTTGCCAAGGAAACGGACCTGGCCGCGAGCGTCGACGCGCTTCTCGCCGCCGTGACGCCGCGCACGAAGGTGGTCTTTCTTGCCAATCCCAACAATCCGACCGGCACCTATCTTCCCTTCGACGAAGTGAAACGCCTGCATGCGGGCCTGCCCCCGCATGTGCTGCTGGTTCTCGATGCAGCCTATGCCGAATATGTCAGGCGCAACGATTATGCCTCCGGGCTCGAGCTGGTCTCGACGAGCGAGAATGTCGTCATGGTGCGCACCTTCTCCAAGATCTACGGTCTCGCGGCGCTGCGCCTCGGCTGGGTTTACGGGCCCGCCCACGTCATCGATGCGATCAACCGCATCCGCGGCCCCTTCAATGTCAACGCGCCCGCCATCGAAGCCGGCATTGCGGCGATTGCCGATGAAAGCCATGTAGCCGCTTCCATCATGCATAACGAGACATGGCTGCCCTGGCTCACGAAAGAGATCTCCGGGCTTGGCCTCAAGGTAACGCCCAGCGTCGGCAACTTCGTCCTGATCCATTTTCCAACCGAGGCGGGCCGTGACGCAAAGGCGGCGGACAGCTTCCTGTCCAGGCGCGGGCTTGTGTTGCGGGCTGTCGCTTCCTATGGACTCCCCAACGCCCTGCGCATGACCGTCGGCGACGAGGAGGCCAACCACCGCGTTGTGGCTGCACTAAAGGACTTCCTCGGGGGCGCGCATGCCTGA